The nucleotide window ggagatgaggaagagcaaaACAAAGCTTCCAAATCTAGTGATCACAAGAAGGAGAACTTGGACTTTTGAAGAGAAGGTAATCTGATGGTTCACCTGCTTTTATGGAGGCCTCTGCCTCAGAGTCTCAAGCTCAGGAGCCTTATCTTATCATTTTCTCCCTACCCCACTCGCCTAAAAATTTTATCGCCTAAAAGCAGCTCCAAGCTCTCaatctctcttctcttctttcttctgatcaacatcaacaatcaCAAAAGGTATGTCAAAATcaatctttcttctcttgcaaTTCATTCACGCAACTCGGACACAATGATTATACACTTATTAATCTGTCAATCCCCTGATTTTCTGTGACGACACACAATAAAATTACGAAGACGACTTATGATGTTGTCCTTTTCACACTTGCTTCTGCTCGCTATACTCCTGACGACGCGCCTGCTAACTCGCAACGCTTCGATAGATATTATGGTCTCTCTCGACCCAGCCTCTGTTCGAATATCCAAGATCGCTGGGCGATATCTCATCTTCGATTCCGAGGCTGCTGCTTTCTTGCGTCGGAATGAGAATATCAACGGTACACTAGCCGGAACCGCGCCTCAGCAACCGACTCAGAACATCTTTCTCGGTCTTCCAATCGAACTCCGGCCTGAGGAGGCTGAAGCTTTATTGCATAAGAATGTGGCTTATCTTGTAGACGATGTAGCTGCCCACCACCATGTTCTCCAGAATCACAACGCCGTGGCGAGGAGGCTATACCTCGACTCGCTTAGGACGAGAAAGCAGACAGCACAACAGGTTCTTGCTGAAAAGAATGCCCAGAAGATTGTTGAAGGAGCATTGAAGCGTGGGAAGTCCTGCCGTGTGCCTCCTGGCAATACCGACGACGACACAATCACCACTAGTGAAACTAAACCCGCcgtacagcagcagcaatctgCCATCAAATCCCTGGGCGTCACCCCAACGTCCAGTGGGTCGCTGATTTCTCCAGAAGCTGAACGGACATACCAGGCCACTAACCCTACGCAAGGCCCTTTGTGCGGCTTTCTACTTACTTCTGGTCACTACACAACTCCCGGCCTTCGCTTTGGTGCCAAGTATAGTGTATATCCAGGCGATCCCTTGAGGTTCCATGCTCATTTCATGGCAAACCAGTATGAATGGGAAGAAGACATTCCCGTATTGGACATCGTAGCAGGAGGTCGCCTCGCCACAGCTGTGAAGAAGGCGTATTTAATAGGGGCAGAACAGCCACTAGCGAATGGTTCACAAGATGACCAACAGATGAGAACCTTTAGTATCGAATGGGCTGCAATGTAAAAGCTTTGAAAATAATAGATACTATCCCGAACATAACCTGACATGATGATTTGAGTCAAAAGATGAAAGTCTTAACCATGTGAATTCATGCCCATCACGTCCCAAAAATGAACCAACACAAATGAATTGAACAAAAGCGGCAGGTGCTTGATCAGAgcaaataaaataaaaaagacatTACTGATTCCCTTGAATGTGAGTTTCCAGGAGCTCAGGGGACGAAAACGCGGCTGAAGCTAATAACCTCCCGGCGGCAACAGACGCATTTGTCAAAGTTGTTCATAGCAAGAGAGACACGGCAGTCGTCGCATAGACTCAGGCATCGACAGGGCCAGACTATAATGGTCCTGGGTGAACTTTGGCATACCACACATTGCGGACCATCACTTCCAAAACCTGATCCCCCGTTTTCCCATGATGTCTCGGAACATGCCGCTGATGCAAACGCTTGTCGCCGTGATAGCAAAAGCTGTTCCAAAAGacgctcttcttcgtcagGATCTAATTTGGTGCTGCGCCCTGATTGCATGATGCTAGCTTTTGGCTGTAGTAAGCCAGATCCTGGTGAGGCTAAGACTCGAGTGCGTTGCAATTGCTCCATTCGCCGGTATTTGGCGCGTGTCATGATCCCGTCGCTTTGGAGGTGGGCAGACAAGGTCACGGCCTCCTCACGCTCTTCAGGGCTTGTGGGATGTAGAAGGCGTGCTAGATCGGATATTTGCATAGGGGTGTCATGGAAAGGTGTGCTCTCACGACTGACTTGAGGGGATCGTTGAGTAGGTGTTCGTTGGCCCTCGTCGTTCTCGTCTTCTGACTCCCATGCTTGGTAATCCTCCACTCCATCACCGGTGGTCGACATAGAAATGACGCTTGTAGTGTCGAAGTCGTCATCTGAGTGAGGTTCAAAGTCGCCGCTGGAATCTGCAGATCCCCACCAGCCATTTTTCACCCAATACTTGTACAGGTCCTTATCTAGACTCTCCTCGTCTTGGTCTAAGCACACACGCCTGAACTCGGCCTCAATGTCTGCTGTCTCCTCTTTCGGTATGCGTCCATCATTATAGGAAGATGGTCCTCTTGGTCGTGGCTGTTTACGACTAGAGCTTTTGCTCTGTGCGTCCATACTTTTTGGGTGCTGGGCAAGCCAAAGGAGCCACACCGGCTGATATCGGATCCGCAGAGTTGCAAGACACCACAACAAAGACTTAGCGCTAATTCTTGCAATAAGTTTGTTGATACTAAGTAGAAACTCCAGTGCCATAAGCCAACGAGAACTCCTTTCAGACGCGCCAATGCCCGCATGAAGGTTGCGCTCACTGCGTCCTTTCGGTATCTTCTGAGCAGCACGTTCGCGCGCGTACCCGTTGGATGCAATTGATGGACCCCCTTTCACGGGAATCAGGCCGATTGCGCCGATCTGGTCATATCGCGAGTCGGGCAGGCCGCCGCCACCGCCAATTAGTTTTCTTTGCAATTCCTCGGCCTCCTTAAACCGCTGCTCTTCCAACCAGGTGCGTCGTTTTAAACTGATGCCTTTGTCCTCATTTAGGTAGACGGCTTCACTAGCCATAGTGATAGCACCGAACCCAGTTCGCAGTAGAGCCGTGTAGAAGTCCATTTCTCGAGTGATGCGAATGGAAGAGAGCGATACGTTCGCCTGCATGTTTTCATGGGCATGAATTAGACGCTGTCGAATGGTCATTGAAGCCATGTCTGATGTCGAAGGGGCAGAGAATGCTGAGAGTAGCAAAGCAAGCCCGTAGATAAACAAGCATATAGCGGTACCTAGTAGAACAAGTACATGTGGCACAAACCCTATGATGCAAACAGTTGGAAACCTGAGTAGGCTCTGAGAGGATGGATTGTCGAGGTCAAAAGAGATGGCTGCCCATACAATGCTAGCCATAAAGCAGAGACCCCAGAATCCCGTACTGACTAGTCGATACTTGGCTTGCAGATTGAAGACACCGAGAATATGGCTCGTGATATGCGTCATCGAAGATAGCAAGGCAACGAGGAGAACTTCGGGCGAGGTGTTGACCCTTCTCATAACCATTGACCTAGTCAGAGCTATAGCATTTCCAAGCCCTGAGGCTGGGGCATCAGCAGAAGTTGTTTTAGTGAAAAGGTTCCAACCAAGCTGGTTGCTGATAGCAGCATCGGCCTCCGCAAACGCAAGAGATTGTTCGAATAGTGTCATACCTGTCTCCGGTGCGACGGGACGGCCCTGCACGGCACAGGAAACGGTCTCAAGGAACTGACTAAGACAAAATGTTCCGAACAGAGGCCATAGCATAGACAAGGAGCCGGTCAGGTTATGAGCAAAGCCAGACTCATCGGACGGTATCATCCGAACGGCAATACAGGACTGTTCATcggaggctgagaagagtAAGATTGAACTCAGAGAGTTGAGAAAGGCGTTTTGGTGTGAGAACATCAAGTCCGAGCTTTTGCTTGCATTACCCCATCGTAGCTCGGAAAAGTCGGATGAGGTCTGGCACTGAATAGACTGAAGTAACTGGCGCGCCTGTACTACCAATAGGACGATGGGAACGAATCGTAATAACAGTCTTGTTGGCCAACGCAAGCGTAGGCGTCGTCGAGTAGCAGCGAATATGTGTGTCCTGTTGAGTATGACTGCCATAGCTATGCAACACAAAGCCCACTTGCTGGTAGCATATCCAAAGACACTGCCCAAGCTACGGACACTGTCAACGGGTACCCGTCCTATGGGAGCAGTGGCTGCTGTCTCAGACCCCCCCGTACCTAACAAGGGTTCCATTATGTTCTGAATAGTCGGGTCGGCCTCAGCAAGTATGGTATTCGCGCCAACTACTGCTGGTATGTAATTCGAATTGCCGGTCGTCGTCTCGAGATGTTCAGGCGCGGAAATGTAAGATCCAAGCTTCTTAACGAATCGTGGACCAGCCCAGACAAGGTCCTCTAGTATGGGTGCATAGCGTGTAACATTGATAGTCCAGACAGCAGAATTGTACCACGGGCCTGAAGCATTGGCAGAATCGAGCGCTGTGTTGGATGTGAAGCTGGTGAGGGGTGATGGCGCAGAGGGGACGAACTCGTTGGCCATGGCCTAAGGAGTACAGCACTATCGGGCACGAAGTAGtcggaagaagatggaaggcAAGTCGAGGAAAATAAAGGCTGCGAAATGAACGCGACGGTCGCAAGGGCGTTATGTTGATAACGAGCCACTGGGTTTCGCCGAGAACATTGTGAAGTGTCCTTGTTTGAAGCGTGGTTTGTTGGCCTAGGgaagcgatgatgaggcaAGGCACTGAGCAACCTCAGTGTTGACAtcgaggtggaggtggtAACATGCGGAAACTactataggtacctatggACCATCGATGTACCTGCCAGGTCGAGACAAAGCCCCAGACTGAGTTGGACTCACGGATACTGGTAGCGCATCCTCTGGGACCCACTGCAGCGGTCAAACTGTGTAGGAGTGCCTGTACAGTCATGCACAGTGTCATTAAAAGGACATCCATGATATACTCCGTACCCACCTCAGGTCCCCTGCCATGCTTGTACCCACCCACGGGAAGTGGTCCCGATTTCGGCGCCAGACCGGAGGTTAGTAGCATGGCGACCCTTATAGGGTAACTGCGCTCGATTCTAGGACATGATATTAAAGCTGGCATGCTCATTATCTCTCTCATGTCCACCCACTGGATCAGCAAGTTTTATTAGCACCGCCTGAAATCATCCCGAAAGAGCTAAACAACCTGCTGTGTCTAGCGTTTCTATCAGTCAAGAGTAGCTAAGTTTGTTCAGCGGGACAGGGCCTCAGGGGTATCTTATTATTGAATAAAAATGCTTGACTCGTCTTGATATGAACTTCTCCGATGGTTTGTCTACCTCATTCCCATTTGGCTTCATTCTCAATCGTGTTTCATGATACTTCGAAGAAGATCAATTGTACTCTTCGCCCGAAAGCTACGTCCTACAAGACGATTTCGAGCCAGTGCTTATCCAGTGTGGCCAGGAACGCCCATGATACGCCCGCATCAGGCGAAGGAATTCAGTGGTATTGCCTTAAGAAAGCACAACGAAGTTAAGAAGCTGGCCATTGTAGTCGACAGAGTCTGTGCTGATGTTATTGATTGAACGCCTAGAAACACACATCAAGTTTGTGTCACATGCTGACCTACTATCCAATCAACCCACGATGACTGATTCTTTCAGTGATGCAGCTACTGCAAGATTGGCTCCTTTGCTTGCATGTACGGCACGGGCGACAAGGTCGCGATGCAGACTGGCGTCTGATGAAGGCAAGCTTCCCTTCAGCCAGAGATTTGTGATTTCGTCTCGGGAGGGAAGATAGGCTACACAGCAAGCTGCGAGTATTTGTGAATGTTCAGAAGGAACTGGATCGAGCACCATGATGGGTTCATCATTGTCCGCCCCAGACACCAAAGCCGCAACACCTCCAGAGACAGTATCGACACAGTCAATACCAGCATCCGCGAGAGCGGCGGCGGCAACAGTGATGCAGCCGCTAAgcacattcatcatgtcccATTCCTCGCTTCCCTGCTCCACAGCTACCTGACGGGCTTGGTCTCCTTCAATAATGGTAACAACCACATCCACTCCACTCTTGGGCCAACGGTCTGCAATGAGTGCACCCCTGAGAGCTGCTTCGAGATGGGTGCTCAAGTCACGCTCGGTAGAATCGCGTAAATAACCCCTTCTTTGACGAGTTGCAAAAGGTGCGTATTTGACATGCGTAGAGAGGACCATGTGAGGGGAGAAGGGCGCTGATCGAGGTAGAGATCTAGGCCCATGAACGGTGCATGAAAGTTTCATGCCTTTACTACTAGAATCTTGCTGTGATTCAATTTCTAGGTACGCCGATCCAGAGGCGGATGGGGTTACCCCAGTCTGCAAATCTAGTCAAAATATCAGTCAACTCTTCACAATATATGACTACAGTTGCTGAGAGAAGGGTGTTGGGAACTCACATTGTGCCCTGATACCATTTGGAGCGCGAGTCCGAGTGGAAACAACAAACTCATCTGCTTCATAGACAGGTGCCACTGTGATACCTCCAGGGCCATTAATGCGTCGTCGGTCTGCCATTTCGATATTTATTCCTTGTCTCCAAGATCTCTCAATCTGAGGACCTGGATTTTACCTGGAGTGGATTGAAATTCATCGATGCATCAAACGGGGCGCTACGACGCTTAGTCATCACCGGCTCCATCTTCTTACCCTTCAAATTTTCTCGCGGGTCTGCTTCGAGAGCTCTGaactttctcctcttcatacACCGAGAGCCTGCTTTCAGTCAACGGATGCCTTCGACAGCTAAAACAAATCTGGATTTGGTTGTCCTGCTCAAATATGTCGTGGCATAACTTGAATGAGCAGCAGGGACTCTCGATTACGCTGATTTAATGAGGTACGTGACGCGCCGCCGCGTTATCCCACACGCGCAACGATGATCCTTCACACCACTGTTCCCGCGAAACCTGAGCGTTTGAACAACATGCACTACCATCTGAGCCCCTTGCGATTTTTCATCTTCCACACGATATCGGTGATGGGGTTAATGCTAACATCGCGAAAGATTTCAGTTCTTTTGCTACCACCTTCAATTACCATGGGTGAAGCACGACACAAGGTCAGTGAGATTTTCTCTTTCCACTCTATGCCCAAACCCCTTCacatgtcgatgatgagaaaacCTTTCATTCAGTTCTGCTACTGAACCATTGTGATGACTCCCAATTACCAAACCAAGATCTCTGATACACATCTTACTTGCTCTTTCAATATTACCGCCGCTTGCTTCGATCCCAAGCTAACTATGAAACAAGTCCTAGTTAACAATTTTCCTTTCTCTCCGAATCTCGTCCTGGTTCTGCCTGGCTTGACCTCGGTGCTCGATGAAACATTGGTAAGTTGACTGCGAAGATGTAAGGGCAAACAAAGGAGCTGTGTTGCATGATGACACAAGTTCTATCCATTCAacgacttcttcttgaccaagTCACCCTCCCACACCGTAGGCTTTCTGTGAGAGCCGATGACCGGTTGTGGAGTTGCTCTTGCGAGTGTTATGAAGACTCTAGTGTTCAGGCTGCTGGTAGCTCGTTCTGGGTTATGAGTATCCTGGGCCGGTCGAGATGACTGAGTAAACCGGCTTGTCTGACCTATCACATGCTCCTTTTGCTTTTCTATACTCTTTGTCCGATTCTAGCCTTGGCTTGGACAATGGCTAACGGGTGCAGATTCCCTGTAGCGATCAGTGCCCTCAGCCTTTTGTACAGGCTTTTGCTAAGTCGAAAGTGCGGTAAGTTGTTAGTATCTGAGTGTGATAGTTACCTTTCGTAGTGATGAAAAATATATTTCGTCTTCCAATCCGACCTAATTTTATTCCTCTCCGCGAATCTTGTTCTTCGAAGCCCGAGTCGGTTTGTCAGTTGTTATATCAGTAATGCCTAGAAGATGCTGAACGAATGAGAATGGATTTGATGAGACAAGAAATCGATAGCCATGCGTAGCTGGTAGCATACTTCTCATCGACTGCTTCACGTGATTGTTGCTGCCCAGGTATGGATACCTTTTCAATGTAACTTGAGATCGGAGGTAATGGACGCTTGTTTATGGAGAGCCATCCCCAACCGACTGAAGGGCCCGATAACTTGTGCTTGATCTGTACCTACTTGTACTACTGTAGAGTAGCCATGAAGGTTCATATCGTACCTAATCTGACAAGATCTCACTTTTAGAGACAAGCTGTGTGGATCGTATTGGCGTTCAGAGTGGCCTACTCAATCCACCTCAGCCTCCACTGTCTCAAACGAGGTAATGTCGAGTGACCCAATCAAAAGAGCCCCTCAACCCCTTCCCTTGACTAAAAGTAACTGGATACATGCATTTCACAGCACTCGTTTCGCCCTGGCACGCAAGACCTCGTATCCCATTCCCCAAGCTTACCTTGTACTAACCTACCTACTAACTGTACGCTGCGAAAGTACGGATATCTTGGTCGGCATTGGAGCCACCTTGCCCTTGCACCACGCATCACAGCACATATCTATTTATTGCAACGACGCCTACGAGAAACGATACGATACAGTTGAGAGCGACTAAAGCCGCCAACAAACCATTTTGGGGACGACAGGGATCAGGCGCTTGATGCAGACGTTAAAGCCAGCATCACTATTTGGACCCTGAACTTAGCCTCATATCCCCTATCGACCTTCAAAGCGCAACCTATTCGATCGCTCTAGCGACCATCTGGTCCCTTGGCCCACCAGTTTCTTCGAAGCAGTTTCTGCTATCCAACACTCTCGATCGACGCGCTGCAGAGCGTCTCTGCGCAAAAGCTGTCAATGCCATCCTATGACTTGCCAGGCTCCAATTCGAAGATGATGCCCCGGCATCATGCCGCCGCCTTTTCGAATGGCTATCCTCGTGGGAATACCTTTGACATCTCCCCTCACAAGTAAGATCTCATCTCCTGAAATGTCGACTCATCATTTGTACACGACTGGCACAAATATTCGTGGCAATTAGCTGACAGGGCGTCTCAAAAAGGTTCCAGCCGCGCACTTTGACGCCTGCCCAACGGCGTCGCAATAAACTTCTCGTCCGCCTATGCATTTTAGCGGCGATACTGTTCGCTTTTAGTCTCTGGCTTTGGCCCTCCAGCCCCGTGGCTTCGCTGGTATCTTTCGGGCTTCTGTCTACTGGTGGTGCACCAGAGCTCGAGACAGTTCGATACTACGACTTGACCACCGTCCAGGGCACTGCTCGTGGCTGGGAACGCGAAGAGCGGATTCTGTTATGTGTACCACTTCGTGATGCCGAAGCGCACTTGGGAATGTTCTTTTCTCATATGCGCAACCTCACATATCCGCACCACTTGATCGACCTGGCCTTTCTCGTGTCCGATTCCAAAGATAATACTCTAAAGGTTCTTTCTGAGAGTTTGGAGGCTATTCAAGCCGACCAGGATCCCAAGCAACCATACGGGGAGATCTCAATTATTGAGAAAGACTTCGGGCAGAAGGTCAACCAGGATGTTGAAAGTCGCCACGGATTCGCTGCCCAGGCCAGCCGACGAAAGCTGATGGCGCAAGCCCGAAATTGGCTCCTGAGCGCAGCTCTGCGGCCGTACCACTCCTGGGTTTATTGGCGTGACGTAGACGTTGAAACAGCACCTTTCACCATTTTGGAGGATCTCATGCGCCATAACAAGGACGTCATCGTTCCTAGTAGGTTTATGTGAAGTAAAAATGCTCGAAGATGAACCCCAATTTCTAACTTCTGTTCAGATGTTTGGCGACCGTTGCCCGACTGGCTTGGCGGTGAACAGCCCTACGATCTGAACTCATGGCAGGAGTCTGAGACAGCTTTGGCCCTCGCCGACAcacttgatgaagatgctgtcATTGTTGAAGGTTACGCCGAATATGCCACATGGCGTCCTCATTTAGCGTACCTCCGTGATCCTTTTGGTGATCCCGATATGGAAATGGAAATTGACGGTGTTGGGGGTGTCAGTATTCTGGCAAAAGCCAAAGTCTTCCGATCCGGTGTTCACTTTCCAGCCTTCAGTTTCGAGAAGCACGCCGAGACAGAAGGTTTCGGCAAGGTATGAAATCACTTACCCTGCCAAACAGTCGTCATTAACATGTATAAAACAGATGTCCAAGAGAATGGGGTACTCAGTCATTGGTCTACCTCATTATACCATCTGGCATTTGTATGAGCCTAGTGTGGATGATATCCGCCACATGGAGGTGAGTATCCCTCTACTATAGTAAACAAAAATTCCTGTATACTGACACCGAGTACAGGAGATGGAGCGGGAACGACTTGCCCGGGAAaagcaggaggaagagaagaaaaagaaccaACAGAAGATCAAAGAAGAGTATAGTGACACCCGGAATGAGTGGGAGAAGGATAAGCAAGAGATGCAGAATCTGGCAGCTCAGCCAAAGCCCGTCAAAGACACTCAGAAAGCTCCCAGCCGAGATGGGTTGGCCCAGCCCCATAATCAACAACCTGGTTCTGGTAACCAAGCCAAGGCGGGCTCGGGTAATGCCGCTCAAGGCGACATCAAAGCGCAAGTGGTCAAGCAGGAGGGTAACGCAGCAAGACAAGAAGGCAAAGCGGTTCCAGATGGAGACAAACgagctgctgttggtgcACAAGATGTGCCCCAAGCCAACCCAGGGGCCGCTCAATAAGTCGGTAATGCTGCTGCTTGAAGAATCTCCGTTGATatcttctcttgtcttgtttcCTTGATCGCATACGATATCTACTTGCTGTATAATAGAATGGATGTCATCGGAGTCGTTGGTTGTGAATTTGTACACTTAGGCGGAGAACGGCAGACAATTAAAAGGTGTGGCCATTGGTAGATCGCATTGGCGTTTGGTTGGGAAGGA belongs to Fusarium musae strain F31 chromosome 9, whole genome shotgun sequence and includes:
- the ANP1 gene encoding Mannan polymerase II complex anp1 subunit (EggNog:ENOG41~CAZy:GT62) — encoded protein: MPPPFRMAILPRTLTPAQRRRNKLLVRLCILAAILFAFSLWLWPSSPVASLVSFGLLSTGGAPELETVRYYDLTTVQGTARGWEREERILLCVPLRDAEAHLGMFFSHMRNLTYPHHLIDLAFLVSDSKDNTLKVLSESLEAIQADQDPKQPYGEISIIEKDFGQKVNQDVESRHGFAAQASRRKLMAQARNWLLSAALRPYHSWVYWRDVDVETAPFTILEDLMRHNKDVIVPNVWRPLPDWLGGEQPYDLNSWQESETALALADTLDEDAVIVEGYAEYATWRPHLAYLRDPFGDPDMEMEIDGVGGVSILAKAKVFRSGVHFPAFSFEKHAETEGFGKMSKRMGYSVIGLPHYTIWHLYEPSVDDIRHMEEMERERLAREKQEEEKKKNQQKIKEEYSDTRNEWEKDKQEMQNLAAQPKPVKDTQKAPSRDGLAQPHNQQPGSGNQAKAGSGNAAQGDIKAQVVKQEGNAARQEGKAVPDGDKRAAVGAQDVPQANPGAAQ
- a CDS encoding hypothetical protein (BUSCO:EOG09263U71) is translated as MVSLDPASVRISKIAGRYLIFDSEAAAFLRRNENINGTLAGTAPQQPTQNIFLGLPIELRPEEAEALLHKNVAYLVDDVAAHHHVLQNHNAVARRLYLDSLRTRKQTAQQVLAEKNAQKIVEGALKRGKSCRVPPGNTDDDTITTSETKPAVQQQQSAIKSLGVTPTSSGSLISPEAERTYQATNPTQGPLCGFLLTSGHYTTPGLRFGAKYSVYPGDPLRFHAHFMANQYEWEEDIPVLDIVAGGRLATAVKKAYLIGAEQPLANGSQDDQQMRTFSIEWAAM
- a CDS encoding hypothetical protein (EggNog:ENOG41); translation: MADRRRINGPGGITVAPVYEADEFVVSTRTRAPNGIRAQSPFSPHMVLSTHVKYAPFATRQRRGYLRDSTERDLSTHLEAALRGALIADRWPKSGVDVVVTIIEGDQARQVAVEQGSEEWDMMNVLSGCITVAAAALADAGIDCVDTVSGGVAALVSGADNDEPIMVLDPVPSEHSQILAACCVAYLPSRDEITNLWLKGSLPSSDASLHRDLVARAVHASKGANLAVAASLKESVIVG